One stretch of Desulfomonile tiedjei DNA includes these proteins:
- a CDS encoding DUF1285 domain-containing protein yields the protein MEENPNNNATEVFDASPYLKLFIDKEGRWFQNGAEIVHPEIYRLFNQALEKSPDGGYLVRMGQEICSVEVEDAPFVVKRMIEDDHDRLLLELNDGTQEPFDPKTFWIGEQNIPYCRVKNGGFHARFSRPAYYQLARHIVTDEDEKEFFLLLDGERVPIKR from the coding sequence ATGGAAGAAAATCCGAACAATAATGCGACAGAGGTGTTCGACGCATCTCCGTACCTGAAACTTTTCATAGATAAGGAAGGGAGATGGTTTCAGAACGGCGCGGAGATCGTCCACCCCGAAATATACCGCCTGTTCAATCAGGCCCTGGAAAAGTCGCCTGACGGCGGATATCTGGTACGAATGGGACAAGAGATCTGCTCAGTCGAAGTGGAAGACGCTCCATTCGTAGTGAAACGCATGATCGAAGACGACCATGATCGACTTCTGCTGGAACTGAATGACGGAACGCAAGAACCTTTCGACCCCAAAACCTTCTGGATCGGAGAACAAAACATCCCGTACTGCCGAGTCAAGAACGGAGGATTTCACGCTCGCTTTTCCCGCCCCGCGTACTACCAACTGGCCCGCCACATAGTCACCGACGAAGATGAGAAGGAGTTCTTTCTCCTGTTGGACGGGGAGCGAGTCCCGATCAAACGGTGA